A window of Blautia argi genomic DNA:
TATGGCGCTGGATCCCACTCCTCTGATTGAGGATTTTGTAAAGGCAGGAGCGAATTTGATTACCGTTCATGCAGAGGCATGCCCGAATTTGGACAGAACGCTGCGTCTTATCAGAGAAAAAGGCTGCAAGGCGGGAGTTGCCATCAATCCGGCTACGTCTGTCCAGGTATTGGAAAATGTGCTGGAAATCGTAGACATGGTGTTAATTATGACGGTTAATCCGGGATTTGGAGGACAGGCATATATTCCTTATTGTGCAAATAAGGTACGTCAGATACGGGAAATGGCAAAGGGAAGAAATCTGACTTTGGATATCCAGGTGGACGGTGGCATTAATAAGGATACGATTTCAGAGGTTCTGGAAGCAGGCGCTAATGTGATTGTAGCGGGATCCGCAGTGTTTAAAGGAGATATTGCAGCAAATGTCCAGGAACTGAAAGGAATGATGAAGGAATCATGAACACAGTTTTGATATGTGGCGGCTGTCTGGATCGGACGTATGCCTTAGAGTAATCCGGACAACAGCCCCGGATTGCGTTATAGGGATTGACAGAGGGCTGAATTTCTGTTATGAAAATCAGGTGAAACCGGATTATATTCTGGGAGATTTCGACAGCATTGATAAAGAAGCGCTTCAGTATTATGAGAGCCAGCCGGATACGAAGATTCGGAGGTATCAGCCGGAAAAAGACGCTACAGACACTGCTATAG
This region includes:
- the rpe gene encoding ribulose-phosphate 3-epimerase, whose protein sequence is MEYKLSPSILAADFANLGADVQKAYEAGADWLHIDVMDGQFVPSISMGIPVIESLRRTTDMFFDVHIMALDPTPLIEDFVKAGANLITVHAEACPNLDRTLRLIREKGCKAGVAINPATSVQVLENVLEIVDMVLIMTVNPGFGGQAYIPYCANKVRQIREMAKGRNLTLDIQVDGGINKDTISEVLEAGANVIVAGSAVFKGDIAANVQELKGMMKES